The following is a genomic window from Maniola hyperantus chromosome 15, iAphHyp1.2, whole genome shotgun sequence.
TACTATACCATTTACCACGTACctactgcacagtgcacacctaCATTACTGCACTgcacgtttttttatttttttttattcagatacatgttagcccttgactgcaatctcacctgatggtaagtgatgatgcagtctaagatgatagcgggctaacctggaaggggtatggcagtttttattaccctttggtttctacacggcatcgtaccggaacgctaaatcgcttggcggcacggctttgccggtagggtggtaactagccacggccgaagcctcccaccagaccacaccagaaatttagaaattataaaattccaaacccctgccaggaatcgaacccaggacctcccactaataagaccacagcgctcaccactgcgccagggaggtcgtcaacgtGCGATTGCGTTGGTGTACTAAAGGCTTAAAAATCAAGAATACTTTTCTAACTCCCTTAAAATGTACGGGTGTAGATACAAATTAGTCCGCTCGCCCCAAATATAATCTACATGGTTAAACTTGTCCAAAGGAATCACCAAATCACTCACAATATTAGTCAATCTTCCTCTTAATATTTCTACATCTTTCAATGACGATAATCTGTCATTTTTCGCCGATATTAAAGCTATAGGCATTTTTACTTTTTCCAAGTCATAAGCGGTGGTTTTGAAGagttataaactaataatttttgCAAATCCATGATCATATTTGCGAATTTTCTTCTATTATAAACTTGCGCAAGATGGAGCAAATTTTTTAAAGAACTGCTCGATGGGAAGTGAGAAATCAGTATTGGCAAGAAATCTGGTCCCAATTCCTCTCTATTAAATccagtaaaagaaaaaagtagGTTTTCGACACATATGATGTAGCCGTAAACTGGTATTGCACAGATTTTTTCTAGCAATTGCTTGATTAAGCCAGGTCCGAAGACCGTGTTGACGTAATACTGTTTTCTTAACTCTTTAAAAACTGGTGCCAAATCCAAAATATTCTTCACAGGGGATGGAACGTTATGCAAGTAGCATATAGGTGATAGTGCtataagtaagttaattttttcgTTGTACTCTGTTATGGTGGAGCCTAGGACGTAGAAGATTGTGTTTCCCAAAGAATGTCCGATTGCGTTGAGTTTTTTTGCTCCAGTTTTGTCCAGTACAGTGTCAATTATAGCTCTCAAATCGTAGATGGCTAGTTCATGGAATGTAAACTTCCAGAATTTTCTTGAATTCGGGTTTAAGTGGATATGTTTTCTGGAATACGTATTCCCTCGACAATTGCCTATCCAAACGTCGTAGCCAGAGTTAGCGAGAGTTATAGGCAATGATGTATTGCCTCTAAGTATCCAAGAATCGGCGGTGCTAAACAGTCCATGCATTAGTAAAACTGGAAGCTTACTTTTACCAGGCAAACGATAAAGTGTAAGTATGTATCCATCGTCGGTGACCACATCGTATTTTTCTGCTGGATGCCCGTATTTAGACGACAGATccgtaaaaaataatttcgcGTCTTCTGGTAAAGTTAAAATCGGAATAATTTgacttaatattatgataacaatagtgaaataatttattaacattttttatataaaacacaCCTAGTTTTGAGTTAAACGTGCGACCTTTGCATTGAGCATggcgaatatttttacattttttatcacTACCGGTTACGGTTGACTAAGTTATTCAACTGACTTGCGTATAAAGATCTGtaagtaagtaactaaataATATGATATATCTAAAAGGGGCAAAgcacacaaaatattattaaactagctgatgtccgcgacttacgtgtggatttacgtatttcaaaatcccgcgggaacgctttgattttccgggataaaaagtagcctatgtattaatccagggtataatctatctccattccaaatttcagccaaatccgtctggTAGTTTTTgtatgattgagtaacaaacatccaaacatccacactttctcatttataatattagtaggattccaccaaaaacatttcatgtaaagtccagaggcgtctttacctatggtgcagggtgtgcggcgcacacgggcgccaggTCAAAGGGGGCgccgccgagcgccctctaatacGACAcgtccaaagatgcgtcgatgccggcgctctcaaagaccctgcgctcgtgttatgaccgacgccgtcatcatttaaaatcatcatttaaaattgcaccatttgcatccgaatttccgtttgaaaatataactgttagtattccattttgaccctgctcctactagactagagggcgccagggtactggttg
Proteins encoded in this region:
- the LOC117989070 gene encoding LOW QUALITY PROTEIN: lipase member K-like (The sequence of the model RefSeq protein was modified relative to this genomic sequence to represent the inferred CDS: inserted 1 base in 1 codon), which gives rise to MCSKSTVTGSDKKCKNIRHAQCKGRTFNSKLEDAKLFFTDLSSKYGHPAEKYDVVTDDGYILTLYRLPGKSKLPVLLMHGLFSTADSWILRGNTSLPITLANSGYDVWIGNCRGNTYSRKHIHLNPNSRKFWKFTFHELAIYDLRAIIDTVLDKTGAKKLNAIGHSLGNTIFYVLGSTITEYNEKINLLIALSPICYLHNVPSPVKNILDLAPVFKELRKQYYVNTVFGPGLIKQLLEKICAIPVYGYIICVENLLFSFTGFNREELGPDFLPILISHFPSSSSLKNLLHLAQVYNRRKFANMIMDLQKLLVYNSSKPPXYDLEKVKMPIALISAKNDRLSSLKDVEILRGRLTNIVSDLVIPLDKFNHVDYIWGERTNLYLHPYILRELEKYS